A portion of the Nomia melanderi isolate GNS246 chromosome 2, iyNomMela1, whole genome shotgun sequence genome contains these proteins:
- the LOC116433583 gene encoding LOW QUALITY PROTEIN: uncharacterized protein LOC116433583 (The sequence of the model RefSeq protein was modified relative to this genomic sequence to represent the inferred CDS: substituted 1 base at 1 genomic stop codon): MKKAIMASYYHLCSTNENPRHEYCPVGNDSWCKWQKALVTGANLDLIKHPAPLHPDVQKHILPIYEDLSEKNLLERCLGGHTQNNNESFNSTVWRFAPKHLHSGIKIIEIAAYLAAGLFNEGYASVLRTMSALNTVIENXAKTYADKIDEQRVIRQERRTSLTTNEDRKARREQRMEENQLYEETERILYGAGIAD; this comes from the coding sequence atgaagaaagctataatggcctcgtattatcacttatgctccaccaatgaaaatccaaggcacgaatactgcccggtaggaaatgacagctggtgcaagtggcagaaagctctagttacaggagcaaatttggaccttataAAACATCCTGCACCACTGCACCCAGACGTGCAGAAGCACATCCTaccaatttacgaagatttatctgaaAAGAATCTACTTGAGAGGTGCCTGGGCGGACATACTCAAAAcaataacgagagtttcaactcaactgtttggcggttcgctccaaagcacctgcattcaggaataaaaattattgaaattgcagcatatttggcagctggcttatttaacgaaggatatgcttcagttttaagaactatgagtgctttgaatactgtaattgaaaattaagcaaaaacatacgccgacaaaatcgacgaacagagaGTAATTCGACAGGAACGACGCACCTCATTAACTACCAACGAGGATCGAAAAGCAAGAAGAGAACAACGTATGGAGGAAAATCAGCTCTATGAGGAAACAGAAAGAATATTGTATGGCGCAGGAATCGCAGACTAG